A region of the Geomonas subterranea genome:
CCGTCCGAAACGATGGGGCAGCATATGAAAGCCCTGGTGCCGTTTTTGAGGGCGCAGGCGAGAGTCCTTTGGCCGAGCGTCTCCTGCTCCCGTTCCAGGTCGTTGATGAGAAAGGGCCTTTGCTCCGTGAGGCAGGCGATGTAGACGTCCTTGCCCTCTGCATGGTGGTCCAGCGGCAGCTCGAGGCCGTTCAGGCAGGCGAGCTCTCCGGCGCCATAGCCGTAGCTCGCCCGCAGTTGCAGCCGCCCCTCTTTTTCGTTCAAAAGAAAGATCGCGCCGCGGTCGTACTCGAGCCTGCGCTGCATGATGTCGGCCACGTCCATGAGCATCTCCTCGAGGCGGGTGAAATTGCCCAGCCGCTGTCCGATCTCGTGGGTCAGCATGGCGTTGTTGTAGTTGAGATCGATCTGTTCCAGGAGGTTCTCGATGGATTGATTGGTGCTGCTAAGCCCCTCCTTGACGGCCCTCTTCTCGCTCATCTCCGCGGCGAGCGAGACCAGCAGGACAAGGCACAGCGATGTGAGCAGGGCCGTCGCGGCGTGCGCCCCCTGCGTTGCGGCCAGCAGGGCCAGGTTGCCGGCGGCCAGCACCGGTATCATCAGGTTGCGCGCCTTCTTGAGGTAGGTGAAGGCGCTTTTTTCCCAGGTCACTATGTAGCGGCAGACGGGGTCACCCCGGAAGACGCATTCGGGCTGCTGAATGGTAGGAAGGCGCCTGATCTCGGGGAAGTACTGCAGGTCCGTGATCTTGTGGTTGAACATGAGGACGATGGCCTCGAAGAAGCCGATGCGGTTCTCGCACTGGTACTGCTTCTCAAGCCCCGGTTCGACCGGGGTGACGGTGATCTCGACCATGTTGGAGGCGAGCGGTCGCGAGCGGTAGGTCGTGCTTTTGGTGAAGTTGGCGGTGGCCTTGCTGATGATGTCGAAGGTGCTGGAGGCGTCGACGAGCCCCAGGATGTACTGGCGCATCGCCCCGAGCACGTCGGGGGAAGCGGCATAGCGGCCCGCCTCCCTGGCGATCCTCGGGTTGCCGGTCATCTGCAGCAGCCTCTCGTAGAACCGGTCCACCTGTTCCTGCCGGAACCAGTGTGCCTGGTCGGCCACCTCGTAGTCCTTCATCCCCGCATAGTCGAGCAGTTCGTTGATGTCGACGTGGCTGTACTTGTGCTTGATCAGCAGGATGAAGGAATTGATGATCCTGCTGTTGTACAGCGGCTTGTCGCGTAGGGGGGATGGCTCCATTCAGGCTCCGGGTGCGTCTTCAGTGGGCTTTGCCGTGCCCCTTGAAAAGGGCGTCGCAATAGTGCAGGAAATGGTCGCTGTAATGCATGTCCAGAGTCCACAGGAGGTAGTTTTTCTCGCGCGGCAGTGCGTTGTTCTCCACGTATGCCTGAGGGAAGGTGAGCACAGGCATCCCCTCCCCTTCGTAATGGCGGCTCACCCGCTTCAAGGCGAGCTCGAACATCTCCGGCGGGGTCTCCTCGTCGATGACGACAGCCGTGACGCAGTTGGTGAGCTCGGCCATGTTGAAACCGGCGTCGGTGCGGTTCACCAGGAAGAACACCTTTAGAGAGCCCGCCTTGCGCAGCGAGTAGAGGTAGAGCTCCTTGCGAAAGCCGAGCCCCCGGTACTGCTCATTCAGGTCACCGTTCCCGGAGGCACCGGGGTGAAGATCGAATGCATCGGTCATCAGGCCACCGGATAGATGGCGGTAAAAGCGCGCCAACTCGGTGAGGTCGAAATCGCTGGCGGGAACGAGGGCCCACGACTCCGGCCACGGAGGCTCCTCCCCTTCGGCCCGATAGTGGGAGTAGGCGAAGAGGTCGAGCGAGCAGCTCCCCTGGTCGCCGTGCCGCTGGGCGAAACCGCCGAAAACCCGGGCCGGGAACTTGTTGTCTGGCCGGTAGTAGCAAAAGACGTAGCGCAGGTGCGCGAAGGGGAAGGTTTCCAGTTCGTTCAGGTAGCGCCCTACCTGCTCCAGCACGGCAAGACCCGCCCGGACCGACGCCGACTTGCGGGCGGCATGGTGATGGATGAGCCAGGAGTCGTGGTAGAAGCGGACCATGGCCATGTGCCCGAGTATGGCGCCGCGGTCGAGGTAGATGAAGTGCCGGGCGATGTGAGGGCTCTCGTTGTAGAGCCTCGCGTAGGTATCCTTGATGCGTTCCTTGTTGGCCTGAAAGTGCGCATATTTGCCGGGATAGATGAAGCCGGTCTGGAAGAAGAAATCCCACAGCTCGTCGAGGTCGACCCCGGTGCTGACGTAGGCGTTGCGGTCGGCTGCCTGGTGCAGGATGGAGAGGAGCTTCACGTGGTCGTGGATCTCCATCTCGAGGACGGCGCAGCCGCAGCGTACGGTCCTCTCCCCCTCCTCCCCCGTCACGTTGCGCGACAGCACCTGGGCCGTGCAGTCGAGGGTGAGCCCCTGCGCGAAACTGATCTTGACCCCGGGGATCATCATCCCCGGCAGCAGGACCGATTCCTCCTCGTTCTCCTCGACGGCGAAACCGGTGCCTGAGATGTCGGCCATCTTGAGGTTCACCCTCTTCCCGATCAGCGGGTGGTCGAACACGATGTTGGGGGACGGGACCAGCTCCTGGCGTTCGTTCCGGTAGGTCTTGGTCCTGAAGCGGCGGATGTTGTTCCGGTGCTGCCTGAGGACGAAGGAACACTCCTTCCTCCCCTGGTAAAGCGACATGATTTCGAAGCTGCCCGAGAAGATCAGGTCGTCCCCGCGCGACAGCCTCAGGTGTACCGGTTCCTCGGTATTGATCCAGTTGAGGGCCTCCGGCCGCTCCCATATACCCGTTACCCTTAGGCTTACCGGAGTGAAGTCGAACAGGGTGCAGTTGAAGAGCACGCCGTGTTGCAGCAGTTGCGCGGAAATTGGGCTTGCGGGATGGCGCCGGATCTTGCGGGCCTGGAACTCGCGGCAGGCCGGAGGGAGCAGCAGGGAGAGTCCCGTGTCGTCCATGGATAGCAGCTCCGAGTTCACCACCAGGTACTTCTTGCCGTCGGCGATGAGGAGATAGTCGAAACGGTACGTCTTCAGGATCTGCTTGATGCTCGCGGGCTCGTCCCACCGGCACTCCAGACGCTCCCCTTCGCACGGCTGGGGGCGTGCGCGAAGCAGGATGGAATCGTCGTAGGCCAGGTGTCTCAGGGAGACCAGGATGGTCTGGTCCTG
Encoded here:
- a CDS encoding GAF domain-containing sensor histidine kinase encodes the protein MEPSPLRDKPLYNSRIINSFILLIKHKYSHVDINELLDYAGMKDYEVADQAHWFRQEQVDRFYERLLQMTGNPRIAREAGRYAASPDVLGAMRQYILGLVDASSTFDIISKATANFTKSTTYRSRPLASNMVEITVTPVEPGLEKQYQCENRIGFFEAIVLMFNHKITDLQYFPEIRRLPTIQQPECVFRGDPVCRYIVTWEKSAFTYLKKARNLMIPVLAAGNLALLAATQGAHAATALLTSLCLVLLVSLAAEMSEKRAVKEGLSSTNQSIENLLEQIDLNYNNAMLTHEIGQRLGNFTRLEEMLMDVADIMQRRLEYDRGAIFLLNEKEGRLQLRASYGYGAGELACLNGLELPLDHHAEGKDVYIACLTEQRPFLINDLEREQETLGQRTLACALKNGTRAFICCPIVSDGVSLGVLAAENVKTKRPLVERDVSLLMGTASIIGISYRNCELIGALEQAKEELEQRVAERTADLEQSRRKIELQHDELTRTLFELEDETAQRLRALEELGEKERMLLQQSRLAALGEMISNIAHQWRQPLNELGLIVQELPIMFDRGEFTRAYLGESVARFMKVLSHTSRTIDDFRNFFKPDKEAVPFRVAEVVGKTLSLVQESFRHLQIAVELKTCGDPRITGHPNEFSQAILNILFNARDAFLDRKIDKRQITVTVVEEQGRSVVTVRDNAGGIPEAILDKIFDPYFTTRGPDRGTGIGLYMSKVIIEKNIPGRLSARNVEEGAEFRIEVPGS
- a CDS encoding pilus assembly protein PilZ: MGDAATTLHAVPSDAESPATGKSVSRGHLVNRLNYINFQDQTILVSLRHLAYDDSILLRARPQPCEGERLECRWDEPASIKQILKTYRFDYLLIADGKKYLVVNSELLSMDDTGLSLLLPPACREFQARKIRRHPASPISAQLLQHGVLFNCTLFDFTPVSLRVTGIWERPEALNWINTEEPVHLRLSRGDDLIFSGSFEIMSLYQGRKECSFVLRQHRNNIRRFRTKTYRNERQELVPSPNIVFDHPLIGKRVNLKMADISGTGFAVEENEEESVLLPGMMIPGVKISFAQGLTLDCTAQVLSRNVTGEEGERTVRCGCAVLEMEIHDHVKLLSILHQAADRNAYVSTGVDLDELWDFFFQTGFIYPGKYAHFQANKERIKDTYARLYNESPHIARHFIYLDRGAILGHMAMVRFYHDSWLIHHHAARKSASVRAGLAVLEQVGRYLNELETFPFAHLRYVFCYYRPDNKFPARVFGGFAQRHGDQGSCSLDLFAYSHYRAEGEEPPWPESWALVPASDFDLTELARFYRHLSGGLMTDAFDLHPGASGNGDLNEQYRGLGFRKELYLYSLRKAGSLKVFFLVNRTDAGFNMAELTNCVTAVVIDEETPPEMFELALKRVSRHYEGEGMPVLTFPQAYVENNALPREKNYLLWTLDMHYSDHFLHYCDALFKGHGKAH